The nucleotide sequence TTCGCCGGGTAACCTCCGGGCCAAAACCGTTGGAGCGTGTGGCGAGGTACATATCAATCAGGTCTGTATTTTCTTCGCAGCGCAATCCATACTTGACCCCATCGTACCGGGCGAGATTAGAGCTGGCCTCTGCCGGGGCGATAATGTAGTAAGCCGCCACAGCGTACTCGGTATGAGGCAGGCTGATCTCAATGAACTCGGCCCCTTCGGCTTCCATAGCCTCAACCGCCTGATTCACGGCCATTTTTATATCCGCGTCCAGACCCTCGATAAAGTATTCCTGAGGCAGGCCGATGGTAAACCCCTCTAGTCCCTGGTTTAAACTGGTCGTGTAGTCAGGAACCGGCTGCGGAGCGCTGGTGGAGTCAGCCGGGTCATATCCGGCCAAGGCCTGGAGAAGTAAGGCGCAGTCAGTCACATTCCGGGTGATGGGTCCAATTTGATCAAGAGAACTGGCAAACGCGACCAGGCCAAAACGGGAGACGCGGCCGTAAGTCGGTTTGAGCCCCACCACACCACAGTGGCTGGCAGGCTGTCGGATCGAACCGCCGGTATCACTGCCCAGGGCGCCGGCGCATAGTTGAGCAGCACAAGCTACGGCTGATCCTCCACTGGAACCCCCGGGAATACGGCTTGTATTCCACGGGTTCAAGGCCGGCCCAAAGGCCGAGTATTCATTGCTAGAACCCATGGCGAATTCATCCATATTGGTCTTGCCTAAGAAGACGGCGCCGCTTCTGCGGAGTCTGGCTGCGACCGTACTATCGAAGGGAGGTGTAAAATTGCTCAAGATCCTGGAACCACAGGTCGCGGCCACGTTTTCAGTACAGATTAAGTCTTTGATAGCCAGGGGGATACCTGTCAGAGGTGTTTGGTCTTTGGCCAAGATCATCTGCTCCGCGGCCCGCGATTGCTCAAGAGCCAAATCAGCGGTGATAGAGATATAGGCATTCAGCTTGGGATCGAGTTCCTCAATGGCATCCAGGTATGCCTGGGTAACATCTACCGGTGAGACCTCTTTGCGGGAGTAAGCGTCAGCGAGTTCATGGATGCTCAGATCAAGCAGATTCATAACCTTTCCCTCTAGATGATTCGTGGAACCAGAAAAAACGTCTCATTTCGCTCAGGGGCGTTAGCCAAAGAGTGCTCCGGGTCCAGGGAAGGTTTTACTACGTCTTCCCTGAAGACGTTGCTCATGGACTGGGTATGAGCCATTGGTTCCAGTTCTGAAAGATCCAGTTCGCTGAGTTTATCCATGTACATCAGAATGCTGTTGAGCTGGCTTGTCAGCTTCTCAATATCCGCATCACTCACCTTAAGACGTGCCAGGCGGGCGATATGCTCTACTTCTGCACGATTTATTTTCATTGTCCCCTCTCTTTTAGAGTATCCAGAAGGGTTCATATGCCTTGCGCACCTGCATAATAATCCCGGGTTCAGGCCATTCCTGCCTGATCAGGTCCTGACCGGCCGAACTAGATCCGGTCAGAACTTCCAGGACTTTGCCAACTGAGTCGGCCTGGCCCGTAAAATTGTAGCCACCTTCCAGGGTCAGAACCAGCCTGCCGCCGCAGGTTTTTTCGGCCATTGTTTTAAGAATATAAGTCATGGCGGCAAATCCCTCAGAAGTGACCGCCATACCCTGCATGGGATCAGCCAGAAGACTGTCGAATCCAGCCGAAACCAGGATGAGCTCCGGCTGAAAAGTCTTGATTAAAGGCTGTACAATTTTTTGAAAGATGGCCACATAGTCCTGGTCGTCATGTTTGGGACTCATGGGCACGTTGACCGTATAGCCCTTACCCGCCCCCTTCCCAATTTCCGCCAGACTGCCAGTGCCAGGATAAAAGGGATAAAGGTGGGCCGAGAAATATAAGACCTGGGGATTGTCATAGAAGGAGTGTTGAGTCCCGTTACCGTGGTGCAAGTCCCAATCAACGATCATGATTCGTGACAGGTCATGCTCTTTAAGCGCCCAGGCCGCAGCGATAGCAATATTATTGAACAGGCAAAAACCCATGGCCTGGCCGGCCTCGGCATGGTGACCCGGCGGGCGAACTAAGGCAAAACCATTATCCAGCTCACCACTTAAGACCTTGTCTACCAGAAGTATCAGTCCGCCTGCTGCAGACAAGGCCGCCTCAAAAGAGCGAGCACATGTTTGTGTATCTGCGTCGAGATAGCACTGGGGCTGCGATGCCGTTTGAGCAATTCGTTCATAGTGAGTCGGTGTGTGAATCAGGGTAATCTCCTCCCGGGTGGCTGGCCGTGGTTTTATAATGTGCAGGCCGGGAATCAGGTTGGTATCCAAGAAGCTGTGAATGGCTTCAAGCCTTTTCGGTGATTCCGGGTGATAATCACCGGCGTTGTGCTCTAAATATAGATTAGACCTGACAATCCCCGTGCAGCCCATGGTATGCTCTCCTACCTTTAATTATTCACCACGTCTTAAATATGTTAGCATAAACCCAGAAGGTTTGCCTGCGAAAAAAATTAATTCATTTTTTGATATTACATCTAATTACGTTTCATGGTTCTTTCCGGAAAGGCACGGCAAAGGGCTGGTTTTAAAAGAAGAGCAGGCTTAAGTATCCTGTATTAATTCCGATACGCGGGCCACAAGGTCGGATACAGCTTTAGCTGTGGGTTCGTCAAGCGGACCTAAGCCGCAAGCCGGGGTGATGATAGTGCGGCTTTTTAACAATTCGAGGTCCAGGCCCTGATCAGCCAGGGTGTGCATGGCTGTTTGGAGCCGGTTTACAAGTTCTGTGGCTTTTATTTCCTGAGTATATGCCAGAGTGGGTCCGATGCCCCAGGCCAGGTAACCCCCTCGTTCGATAAAACGAATGATGTGTTTGAGATAGAGCAGGAAGGCACTGAGATAGCCGAAGGCGTCAAAATTAACCACATCCAGGGTCGTTGATAAAATCATCTCCCAGTCGGTATTGCCACAAATATGGATTCCGACCAGTATTTCCCCATGTGAGCGGGCCGTCTCGGCCGTCTCGTTGAGCATGCGAATGACGCCTTCCCTGTTTAGTGTAGAAAAGGCGGACCCAAAACCGGTCAGGGATGGTTCATCAATAAAGACAAGAGCACTGCGGCCGACGGCTCTGATCTCGCGAGCCTGCCAGGCTGCCATTATCCCGAGGCCTTTGACAATCGGGTCGGCAAGCTCTGGATCATCGAGGATTGATTTGCCTTCTGAGGTGCGGATGGCCTGTCCAAAGGTGATCGGGCCGGTGATTTGGCTCTTGAGGAAGTCCGGACCGAAATCAGGGTCAGCCTTAGCGCGTTTGAGAAAGGCGTAGAAGCTGGCCGCTGAGTCTTGGGGCAGGGCGAAATAATCCAAATCTCCGGCCAGGAATCGCTCGTAAAACTCGGTCAGGGCTTCTGCCCGATCCTCTGTTTTAACCAGAACTTTTCGCTGGGCTGCATCTGCTTTGAGGCAAGGCAGCCGATCAGCAAACTGGAGAATCATGTCTGCACAAGGATGGGACCGGATCATCTGCGGCCAGTAGGGAAGCTTCGGACAGTCCCGAGCAATGCGGTCCAAGGTCTCGGGAATTTCCAGAAAAGGCACAGTCCCCACACCGGTGGCAGCCAGTGCTGGCAGGTCTTGCACTAGTTGACTCCTAGGGTTTTTTGAAGTGGCTGTTTATAAGAGCAGTAAATTTACAGATCGAGTTTGGCTGATAAGGGATCAAATTATTCCTTGATCCGTTCCATATACTCCCCGGTCCTGGTATCAATTTTGAGGCGGTCACCCTCGTTGATGAAGAAGGGGACCTGAACTACTAGCCCTGTCTCTAAAGTGGCCGGTTTGCTACCACCACTGGCCGTATCACCTTTGACGCCTGGTTCAGTTTGGACAACGGCCAACCCGACCGTGGTCGGCAGCTCAAGACCGATGGGCTGGCTGTTGAAATAAAGAACTGCGAGATTGATGTTTTCCTGTAAAAAATTCTTTGAATCACTGATCAGGTCTTCCGAAAGAACGACCTGCTCATAGGTGTCATTGTCCATGAAGCAGTATCCGTCTGTATCTTTATAAAGATATTGCATACTTTTTTCTTCCAGGTCAGGCCGGGTAATTTTATCTGAAGGCCGGAAGGTTTCATCCAGGACACGGCTGGTGATCATATTTTTGAGCTTGGTCCTGATAAAGGCCCCACCCTTGCCAGGTTTTACATGCAGGAAATCAATGATGATATAAGGCTCGCCTTTAAACTCGATCTTCAGCCCCTTGCGAAAATCACTGGGAGAATACATAATACTTTCGTGCTCCTCGATGTTTTATAGCTGTTAAAAACTGGCCTCAATGGCCTCCCGCCTCCTCTGGGCCGCAAGCTGAAGCCTTTGCAGCTTCTCAATCAGCCGCTCCCTGGCCGAGCTGGCCATGGGTTCAGCAGCCTCCATTGGTTCTGAAACCGGAGGGTGCTCCTCGATTCCCAGATAAAGGTCAATTATTTTTTTGCGGATTCGTTCGTTGCCCGGGTCCTGATCAAGTATTTTTTCATAGACCTCAATGGCTTTGTCCCCCAGCCCCTGTTCAAGATACAGGGCGGCCAGGGTTTCGGTCGGCATCGGTTCAGCGGCTTCAGCCTCTTCCCCGGGCGATGGTTCGAGGTCGAACATCAGGCCCTGGATC is from Deltaproteobacteria bacterium and encodes:
- a CDS encoding histone deacetylase; translation: MGCTGIVRSNLYLEHNAGDYHPESPKRLEAIHSFLDTNLIPGLHIIKPRPATREEITLIHTPTHYERIAQTASQPQCYLDADTQTCARSFEAALSAAGGLILLVDKVLSGELDNGFALVRPPGHHAEAGQAMGFCLFNNIAIAAAWALKEHDLSRIMIVDWDLHHGNGTQHSFYDNPQVLYFSAHLYPFYPGTGSLAEIGKGAGKGYTVNVPMSPKHDDQDYVAIFQKIVQPLIKTFQPELILVSAGFDSLLADPMQGMAVTSEGFAAMTYILKTMAEKTCGGRLVLTLEGGYNFTGQADSVGKVLEVLTGSSSAGQDLIRQEWPEPGIIMQVRKAYEPFWIL
- the gatA gene encoding Asp-tRNA(Asn)/Glu-tRNA(Gln) amidotransferase subunit GatA, translating into MNLLDLSIHELADAYSRKEVSPVDVTQAYLDAIEELDPKLNAYISITADLALEQSRAAEQMILAKDQTPLTGIPLAIKDLICTENVAATCGSRILSNFTPPFDSTVAARLRRSGAVFLGKTNMDEFAMGSSNEYSAFGPALNPWNTSRIPGGSSGGSAVACAAQLCAGALGSDTGGSIRQPASHCGVVGLKPTYGRVSRFGLVAFASSLDQIGPITRNVTDCALLLQALAGYDPADSTSAPQPVPDYTTSLNQGLEGFTIGLPQEYFIEGLDADIKMAVNQAVEAMEAEGAEFIEISLPHTEYAVAAYYIIAPAEASSNLARYDGVKYGLRCEENTDLIDMYLATRSNGFGPEVTRRIMIGTYVLSAGYYDAYYRKATQVRTLIRQDFEKAFQECDVIACPVAPTPAFKIGEMMDDPLTMYLSDIFTLATNLAGIPAISVPCGLSREGMPIGLQFLSHHFREDNLLRAAYNYEHISEFTFGRVKPQIK
- the gatC gene encoding Asp-tRNA(Asn)/Glu-tRNA(Gln) amidotransferase subunit GatC, with protein sequence MKINRAEVEHIARLARLKVSDADIEKLTSQLNSILMYMDKLSELDLSELEPMAHTQSMSNVFREDVVKPSLDPEHSLANAPERNETFFLVPRII
- the efp gene encoding elongation factor P; the protein is MYSPSDFRKGLKIEFKGEPYIIIDFLHVKPGKGGAFIRTKLKNMITSRVLDETFRPSDKITRPDLEEKSMQYLYKDTDGYCFMDNDTYEQVVLSEDLISDSKNFLQENINLAVLYFNSQPIGLELPTTVGLAVVQTEPGVKGDTASGGSKPATLETGLVVQVPFFINEGDRLKIDTRTGEYMERIKE